One Candidatus Peregrinibacteria bacterium genomic region harbors:
- a CDS encoding DUF2188 domain-containing protein: MANQHIVQRPEGWAVRGEGNKRDTSVHDTQQEAFDAARQIAINQGGDTITHGRDGRIRDRNTYGKPDHFPPKG, translated from the coding sequence ATGGCTAATCAGCATATCGTTCAACGCCCAGAGGGCTGGGCTGTACGTGGGGAAGGTAATAAACGTGATACCTCCGTACATGACACACAGCAAGAGGCATTTGATGCCGCACGGCAAATCGCAATCAATCAAGGTGGTGACACTATCACTCATGGGAGAGATGGGCGAATCCGTGACAGGAATACCTACGGGAAACCAGACCATTTTCCACCGAAAGGGTAA